One window of bacterium genomic DNA carries:
- a CDS encoding MFS transporter: MSVQAQALPRGRQLSLMQIILASSAGTVIEWYDFYIYASLAVFFGTLFFPKANPTSGFLLSLATWGTGFLVRPFGAVVFGRIGDLVGRKYAFLVTLSVMGIATTLTGLVPTYAQIGIFAPALLVLFRLIQGLALGGEYGGAATYIAEHAPDARRGYYTSYIQTTATVGIALALLVVLAFRLWLGDAAFRDWGWRLPFLVSSVLLIVAMYIRLRLQEAPLFARLKEQGKSSRAPLKESLGTRKNWKMILLALIGATSGQATVWYTGQFYCLLFLQTQVFPRTDFVSPPLVVSIAIVLATPFFLVFGALSDRIGRKPVIMAGLLLAALTYIPIYHGMKNSGGNWAVLIPLVFIQVIYVTLVYAPIAAFLVEYFPARIRYTSMSVPYHMGNGWFGGLTPLIAASISVATHNIYAGLWWPIITALVSFVVGGLFLPETNKTRIWDEVGGELAPGTAGE, translated from the coding sequence CAGGCGTTACCGCGCGGACGTCAGCTCAGCCTCATGCAAATCATCCTCGCCTCGTCGGCGGGGACCGTGATCGAATGGTATGATTTTTATATTTACGCCAGCCTCGCAGTCTTCTTCGGCACCCTGTTCTTCCCGAAGGCCAATCCCACGTCGGGGTTCCTGCTCTCCCTGGCGACCTGGGGCACCGGCTTTCTGGTGCGGCCGTTCGGCGCGGTCGTTTTCGGGCGGATCGGCGACCTCGTCGGCCGCAAGTACGCGTTCCTTGTCACGCTGAGCGTGATGGGGATCGCCACGACGTTGACCGGCCTCGTGCCGACCTACGCGCAGATCGGCATCTTCGCGCCCGCACTGCTCGTGCTGTTCCGGCTGATCCAGGGCCTCGCCCTCGGCGGCGAGTACGGCGGCGCCGCCACGTATATCGCCGAGCATGCGCCCGATGCGCGCCGAGGGTACTACACATCCTACATCCAGACCACGGCAACGGTGGGGATTGCGCTCGCGCTTCTCGTGGTGCTTGCCTTCCGGCTGTGGCTCGGCGATGCCGCGTTCAGAGATTGGGGCTGGCGCCTGCCGTTCCTGGTCTCGTCGGTCCTGCTCATCGTTGCCATGTACATCCGGCTGCGCCTGCAGGAGGCCCCCCTGTTCGCCAGGCTCAAAGAGCAGGGCAAGTCATCCAGGGCGCCGCTCAAAGAAAGCCTGGGCACCCGCAAGAATTGGAAGATGATCCTCCTCGCGCTCATCGGCGCGACGTCCGGCCAGGCGACCGTGTGGTACACGGGCCAGTTCTATTGCCTTCTCTTTCTGCAGACGCAGGTGTTCCCGAGGACGGACTTCGTGTCACCGCCGCTCGTGGTCTCAATTGCGATCGTCCTCGCGACCCCGTTCTTCCTCGTCTTCGGGGCGCTGTCGGATCGGATCGGCCGGAAGCCGGTCATCATGGCCGGCCTGCTGCTCGCGGCCCTGACGTACATCCCGATTTACCACGGGATGAAGAATAGCGGCGGGAATTGGGCGGTTCTCATCCCGCTCGTCTTCATTCAGGTCATCTACGTGACGCTGGTGTACGCGCCGATCGCGGCCTTCCTAGTCGAATACTTTCCGGCCCGGATCCGGTACACGTCGATGTCCGTGCCGTACCACATGGGCAACGGGTGGTTCGGCGGCCTGACGCCCCTCATCGCGGCATCGATCTCCGTGGCCACCCACAATATCTATGCGGGGCTGTGGTGGCCCATCATAACCGCCCTCGTGTCCTTCGTCGTCGGCGGCCTGTTCCTGCCCGAGACCAATAAAACCCGCATCTGGGACGAGGTGGGAGGCGAACTCGCGCCGGGGACTGCAGGCGAGTAA